The stretch of DNA TCGATACGATAATCGCACCGGAATTGAAGGAGACGCGCATATGAAACAATCGCTCAATATCCTTTTTGTTGATGACGAGCCGGATTTTCTGGAGACCGCTCTAAAGCGCCTTGTTCGGCGCGGGTATGGCGCGCAAAGCGCTGCCTGTTGCGACGAGGCCTTTGGTGTGCTTGAAACCGGTTGGCCCGATGTCGTGGTGCTTGATGTCATGATGCCCGGCAAGGACGGCATCCAATGCCTGCGTGAAATAAAACAGCGTTGGCCCGAAATGGCGGTCATCATGCTGACCGGGCATGCCTCAATGCAGACCGGGTTGCGCGGTCTGGAATACGGGGCCGGCGACTATTGCCTGAAGCCGATCGAATTGGATGAACTC from Desulfobacterales bacterium encodes:
- a CDS encoding response regulator codes for the protein MKQSLNILFVDDEPDFLETALKRLVRRGYGAQSAACCDEAFGVLETGWPDVVVLDVMMPGKDGIQCLREIKQRWPEMAVIMLTGHASMQTGLRGLEYGAGDYCLKPIELDELLEKIEIACKELNG